The DNA sequence CATCCTTTTGCCTTTATAAACTCTGCCCGGCGTAGTTCCCGCCCCTATGGAACCGGGGGCGCGGTGCCTGTCGGATTGACCGTGAGTTGCGGGGCCTCCGTGAAAGCCGTGTCTTTTTACAACACCGGAAAACCCTCTACCTTTAGAAAATCCCGTTATTGTAACGGGATTCCCCACCCCAAAAACCGTTTCTTTAACTTCGTCAATAATCTTTATTAAAGTAACAGGAACCACTTTTCCCGTGTCCTCAAAAACCTGGCTCATTTCAATTTTTTTTCCATTTATTACAACCATTATTTGCAAAACTGTTCGTCAAAAAGTAAGCGCCTTGTTTCGGCGCTTAAATCACCTAAAATCCTTCGCCTAGGCCTTTCTTTTAAAAGTTTTTAAGCCGAGATTTCAATCCCTACACCTGAAGGCAGACTTAAATGAGATAATTGGTCTATGGTGCTGACCGTAGGCTCCAAAATGTCAATTAACCGCACATGCGTTCGCACTTCAAAATGTTCCCCCGACCTTTTATCTATATGCGGACCGCTTATAACG is a window from the Patescibacteria group bacterium genome containing:
- the rplC gene encoding 50S ribosomal protein L3, yielding MVVINGKKIEMSQVFEDTGKVVPVTLIKIIDEVKETVFGVGNPVTITGFSKGRGFSGVVKRHGFHGGPATHGQSDRHRAPGSIGAGTTPGRVYKGKRMAGRFGNERVTVKGFKIVSFDKEKNIVAISGPVPGARNGKVLLKFNNES
- the rpsJ gene encoding 30S ribosomal protein S10, which codes for MAKGKIRVRIKGYDTKVVDESTSKIVDTAIRTGAKVAGPVPLPTKMEKITVISGPHIDKRSGEHFEVRTHVRLIDILEPTVSTIDQLSHLSLPSGVGIEISA